From a region of the Aeoliella mucimassa genome:
- a CDS encoding molybdate metabolism regulator — protein sequence MCDEEHDPFNEPELAHPRARELMTDNLFWDCADEGNPFGSDEGFDAYYEWRRWRNEHPTAPLTECFDWILMGQLAAYNDSLTTPEQIAKDLANPEGALLADSYDLITLDTTMIATGLGQLLDEGKIDIDAKKYLKTAITRQRYLQTGPLEESTLDVIERVVEAA from the coding sequence ATGTGTGACGAAGAACACGATCCATTCAACGAACCAGAGCTTGCCCACCCGCGTGCGCGGGAACTAATGACGGACAATCTCTTCTGGGATTGTGCCGACGAGGGCAATCCTTTTGGGAGCGACGAAGGATTCGACGCCTACTATGAATGGCGACGTTGGAGAAACGAACATCCCACCGCACCACTCACCGAGTGTTTCGACTGGATACTCATGGGACAACTTGCCGCTTACAACGACTCGCTGACCACGCCAGAACAAATAGCAAAAGATCTTGCTAATCCTGAAGGTGCCTTACTCGCGGACAGTTACGACCTGATCACCTTGGACACCACGATGATTGCAACTGGCTTGGGGCAGCTGCTCGACGAAGGCAAGATCGATATCGACGCCAAGAAGTACCTGAAGACCGCCATCACACGACAACGCTATCTGCAGACCGGCCCGCTAGAGGAAAGCACGCTTGATGTTATCGAGCGCGTAGTGGAAGCCGCTTAG
- a CDS encoding ABC transporter permease — MLSSLDRKLLRDLRSLWGQAIAISLVIASGVATFVNSQNTLRSLESTRSAFYERSSFAEVFASVKRAPDSLKGRLAEIPGVARLETRIVEGVNLDLENVNEPVVGRLISVPDTRKPLLNKLYLRRGRWLTPGADDEVLASEKFADANQLQVGSEISAVINGRLKKLQVVGVVLSPEYVFQIKPGDLVPDAKHFGVLWMNHEALSQAFNMEGAFNDVSFELLHGTNVDEVIFRTDELLDPYGGSGAYGRKDQISHMILEGDINGLKTTGLIAPSIFLGVAAFLFNVVLTRMLSLQREQIAALKAFGYTNLDIAWHYMKLVLLITCVGSVVGTIGGTFLAGIVTELLARVYQYPEIFVSVRWSIVALAVTVASTAACGGAAGAIWRAVRIPPAEAMRPEPPANFKPTFFERLGIGHHLPNVARMVVRQLERQKIKTSISIFAISLSVAIIVVGQYIQDSIDFVIDSQYFRMQLFDVQVTTVEPLSTDLSYELANIPGVMQAEPMRTIPARVRNGSRYRRTAIRSLPTDVSLLQLIDRHLESWQPPPSGLIVSKKLATMLEAEVGDYLTIETLEGKRPTIRLPIVTILDDLAGLNVYMNLTELNRLMREGPRATGAYLRVDPNQAENVYNELKHTPQVAAVNVKQHSLNSFQDTVSKNLGTMKTINLTFAVIIALGVVYNGARITLSERSRELATLRVIGFTRQEISAILLGELGTITVLALPLGMGLGWCFAYFLSTFLADEEAFRFPFIIERSTYALAVSVVLTASLASSLLVRSKLDHLDLIAVLKSKE, encoded by the coding sequence ATGCTAAGTTCCCTCGACCGCAAGTTGCTTCGCGACCTTCGCTCGCTGTGGGGGCAGGCCATTGCCATTTCGTTGGTGATTGCCTCCGGCGTGGCGACCTTTGTGAATTCGCAGAACACGCTTCGCTCGCTCGAATCGACCCGCTCGGCATTCTACGAACGCTCGAGCTTCGCCGAAGTGTTTGCCAGCGTGAAGCGCGCGCCCGACTCGCTCAAAGGCCGCCTGGCCGAGATCCCCGGCGTCGCGCGGCTCGAGACCCGCATCGTCGAAGGGGTGAACCTCGACCTCGAGAACGTGAACGAACCGGTGGTCGGGCGACTGATCAGCGTGCCCGACACGCGCAAGCCGTTGCTCAATAAGCTATACCTCCGGCGCGGCCGATGGCTCACTCCGGGCGCGGACGACGAAGTGCTGGCGAGCGAGAAGTTTGCCGACGCGAACCAGTTGCAGGTGGGCTCCGAGATTTCGGCCGTGATCAATGGCCGGCTCAAGAAACTGCAAGTGGTCGGCGTGGTGCTGTCGCCGGAGTACGTGTTTCAGATCAAACCAGGCGATCTGGTGCCCGACGCCAAACACTTTGGCGTGCTCTGGATGAATCACGAAGCCCTGTCGCAAGCGTTCAACATGGAAGGGGCATTCAACGATGTTTCGTTTGAGCTGCTGCATGGCACGAATGTCGACGAGGTAATTTTTCGCACCGACGAACTGCTCGACCCCTACGGGGGCAGCGGCGCGTACGGGCGCAAGGATCAGATCTCGCACATGATTCTCGAAGGGGACATCAACGGGCTGAAGACCACCGGGCTGATTGCGCCGAGCATCTTCCTGGGGGTCGCCGCGTTTCTATTCAACGTGGTGCTCACCCGCATGCTGAGCCTGCAGCGCGAACAGATTGCCGCCCTCAAGGCGTTTGGCTACACCAACCTCGACATCGCCTGGCACTACATGAAGCTGGTGCTGCTGATCACCTGCGTCGGCTCGGTGGTCGGCACAATCGGCGGCACCTTTCTGGCTGGCATCGTCACCGAGCTGCTCGCGCGGGTATATCAGTACCCCGAGATCTTCGTGAGCGTCCGCTGGAGCATCGTCGCCCTGGCAGTCACGGTGGCCTCGACCGCTGCTTGCGGAGGTGCTGCGGGGGCCATCTGGCGAGCGGTTCGCATTCCGCCGGCCGAAGCGATGAGGCCTGAGCCGCCGGCCAACTTCAAACCGACGTTCTTCGAGCGGCTCGGCATCGGCCACCACCTGCCGAACGTCGCCCGCATGGTGGTGCGTCAGCTCGAGCGTCAGAAGATCAAAACGTCGATCTCGATCTTTGCCATCAGTTTGTCGGTCGCCATCATCGTCGTAGGGCAGTACATTCAGGACAGCATCGACTTTGTGATCGACTCGCAGTACTTCCGCATGCAGTTGTTCGACGTGCAAGTGACCACGGTCGAACCGCTATCGACCGACCTTTCGTACGAGTTGGCCAACATCCCAGGAGTGATGCAAGCAGAGCCGATGCGGACCATCCCCGCGCGGGTACGCAACGGCTCGCGGTACCGCCGCACGGCGATCCGTTCGCTGCCGACCGATGTGTCGCTGCTGCAACTTATCGACCGCCATCTGGAAAGCTGGCAGCCACCGCCGTCGGGGCTGATCGTGTCGAAGAAGCTAGCCACGATGCTCGAAGCCGAGGTCGGCGACTACCTGACCATCGAAACCCTCGAAGGCAAACGCCCCACGATTCGGTTGCCGATCGTCACGATACTCGACGACCTGGCGGGGCTGAACGTCTACATGAACCTGACCGAACTTAATCGCCTGATGCGCGAAGGCCCGCGGGCGACAGGCGCTTATCTGCGTGTGGATCCCAACCAAGCCGAGAACGTTTACAACGAACTGAAGCACACCCCGCAAGTGGCGGCCGTGAACGTGAAGCAGCATTCGCTCAACAGTTTTCAAGACACGGTGTCGAAGAACCTCGGCACGATGAAAACCATTAACCTGACGTTTGCCGTGATTATCGCGCTCGGCGTCGTGTACAACGGCGCTCGCATCACGCTCTCGGAGCGTAGTCGCGAACTGGCAACGCTTCGCGTTATCGGTTTCACCCGCCAGGAGATTTCGGCCATCCTGCTCGGCGAGCTAGGCACAATCACCGTGCTGGCGCTGCCGCTCGGCATGGGGCTCGGCTGGTGCTTTGCTTACTTCCTGTCGACCTTCCTGGCCGACGAAGAAGCGTTTCGGTTTCCCTTTATCATCGAACGATCCACCTACGCCTTGGCGGTTTCGGTAGTGCTTACCGCTTCGCTGGCGTCGTCGCTGCTGGTTCGCTCGAAACTTGATCACTTAGACCTCATCGCGGTGCTGAAGTCGAAAGAGTAG
- a CDS encoding SPFH domain-containing protein, whose amino-acid sequence MDDNDKDVIIMDSDNDGPTNTLLKKLVKLGPIAIVLFLMFLMGFAWFVYTNCRINVPARHIAVLTRKTGINMENSQEVAADADHKGLQMQVLSEGRYFKNPYTWDWKVYPMVEIPADKMGVRVRLYGDDLPYGHFIAFDKNQKGIIKEVLKPGRYALNAMVIDRVTKQEVGGNRRHRSDFVEVIELWDPKVIPAGYKGIVTNLAGPMPEDPNELLVEEGFRGPQEKTLDPQTYYLNPYLYRINSIDTRSQRFNLSIGMDMTFPSKDGFPISLDGIIEFRVVPETAAETYVTYNDVTNDEDGASDISQEIINKVIMPNARAFCRLRGSNTSARELIGGETRTAFQAEFQNAITKTCKEQGIEIVQALITKIKPPQAIAEPLRDREVSAQQLKQYTQQILQQQQEAKLATEKALIEQRREVIGADREVVEVVTLAKEEQQVALEAANRDKAVAEQKLEAAKDEAEALLARATAKAAVIGYENEADAAGWRKAVEALGNNGDAYARYVLYQKLAPGYRNIMANTADSPLMDIFQSFGSSAVAAPPAANQPVAPSPEVEQAPPAVMPVEESSAAVDEVPAEAETPVPAAE is encoded by the coding sequence ATGGACGATAACGACAAAGACGTGATCATTATGGACTCCGACAACGACGGCCCGACCAATACCCTGCTCAAGAAACTAGTGAAGCTTGGCCCGATTGCGATCGTGCTGTTTCTGATGTTCCTGATGGGCTTTGCCTGGTTCGTGTATACGAACTGTCGGATCAACGTGCCTGCGCGGCACATCGCGGTGCTTACCCGCAAGACCGGCATCAACATGGAGAACTCGCAGGAAGTGGCCGCCGATGCGGACCACAAGGGACTGCAGATGCAGGTGCTCTCCGAAGGGCGGTACTTCAAGAACCCTTATACCTGGGACTGGAAAGTCTACCCCATGGTCGAGATCCCCGCCGACAAGATGGGCGTGCGGGTGCGGCTGTATGGCGACGACCTTCCTTACGGGCACTTCATTGCGTTCGACAAGAATCAAAAGGGCATTATTAAAGAGGTGCTGAAACCAGGTCGGTATGCCCTCAATGCGATGGTGATCGATCGGGTGACCAAGCAAGAAGTCGGCGGCAACCGCCGGCATCGTAGCGACTTTGTCGAGGTAATCGAGCTGTGGGACCCCAAGGTGATTCCCGCTGGTTACAAAGGCATTGTCACCAACCTGGCTGGCCCGATGCCGGAGGATCCCAACGAACTGCTCGTGGAGGAAGGCTTCCGCGGGCCGCAAGAGAAAACGCTCGACCCGCAGACCTATTATCTGAATCCCTATCTCTATCGCATCAACTCCATCGACACCCGCTCGCAGCGGTTTAACCTGTCGATCGGCATGGACATGACCTTTCCCTCGAAGGATGGTTTTCCCATTTCGCTCGACGGCATTATCGAGTTTCGCGTGGTGCCCGAAACCGCCGCCGAGACTTACGTTACTTACAACGACGTGACCAACGACGAAGATGGAGCCAGCGACATTTCGCAGGAAATCATCAACAAGGTCATCATGCCCAACGCTCGGGCGTTCTGCCGGTTGCGTGGTTCGAATACCTCGGCTCGCGAGTTGATCGGCGGCGAAACCCGTACCGCTTTCCAGGCAGAGTTCCAGAACGCGATCACCAAAACCTGCAAGGAGCAAGGCATCGAGATCGTGCAGGCGTTGATCACCAAGATTAAACCGCCGCAAGCGATTGCCGAGCCGCTTCGCGACCGCGAAGTCAGCGCGCAGCAGCTAAAGCAGTACACGCAGCAGATTCTTCAACAACAGCAGGAAGCAAAGCTTGCGACCGAAAAAGCGTTGATCGAACAACGACGCGAAGTGATTGGTGCCGATCGCGAAGTAGTGGAAGTCGTGACCCTCGCCAAGGAAGAACAGCAAGTCGCCCTCGAAGCGGCCAATCGCGATAAGGCGGTCGCCGAGCAAAAGCTCGAAGCGGCCAAGGACGAAGCCGAAGCCTTGCTGGCCCGGGCCACCGCCAAGGCGGCCGTGATCGGGTACGAGAACGAAGCCGACGCCGCGGGTTGGCGGAAGGCGGTCGAGGCCCTCGGCAACAATGGCGACGCCTACGCTCGTTACGTGTTGTACCAGAAGCTCGCTCCCGGTTATCGCAACATCATGGCCAACACGGCCGACTCGCCGCTGATGGACATCTTTCAATCGTTCGGCAGCAGCGCGGTAGCGGCTCCTCCCGCAGCAAACCAACCCGTCGCACCAAGTCCTGAAGTGGAGCAAGCTCCGCCAGCCGTGATGCCGGTCGAGGAATCTTCTGCCGCAGTAGACGAAGTTCCCGCCGAAGCAGAAACGCCTGTACCGGCGGCTGAGTAG
- a CDS encoding SPFH domain-containing protein: MNRLLSALAVFLVLLSLTAWFIVEWGVNRVYVEDGQSLRLRYKGAILFGKNERAKPGHWAEEGQVGVLAKLRGPGRHFYCPVWWEREVIDDVVILPGEVGVVTCKLGDDLPDGEFLVDGDIGATKFKGILRKVLHPGRYRINDYGYEVTKVKLQEFTSGNSEKKAGWVEIPTGYVGVVTNLASNKLTGAKAGIAKEVLPPGIYLINGREQNIDIVEVGYRYNSIQVEVKRDAQGNEVVDENGERVIADEDSGIQFPSSDGFSMHLDFTAIWGLMPDQAPHAIRTIGNVKAIEEKIVLPQIESILRNRGSEYKAVELLVGDDREKYQEESLAEFHRVLDAKQITLLYGLVRHVYIPEQVRKPIQMSFIADELTLTREQEQLTAKEEAKLRESEEQVSLASRTVEVDTKKQVAGRNAEGDREAETIRAETIRKIAAIEKETAALEAEAERVLGEAENQGKKLVEEATSDRFRLAVEAFGSPEAYNNWVFASGLPDDVKLQLLYAGPGTLWTDMSKSDGGFGVRAMLPIDNTAPAPTKKPASPKK, translated from the coding sequence ATGAATCGACTTTTATCTGCCTTAGCTGTTTTTCTGGTTCTGCTATCGCTCACCGCGTGGTTTATCGTGGAGTGGGGCGTGAACCGGGTGTATGTGGAGGATGGCCAAAGCCTGCGACTCCGCTACAAGGGGGCCATCCTGTTTGGTAAGAACGAACGCGCGAAACCAGGCCATTGGGCCGAAGAAGGGCAGGTCGGCGTGCTCGCGAAACTTCGCGGGCCTGGCCGTCACTTCTATTGCCCGGTCTGGTGGGAACGCGAAGTGATCGACGACGTGGTGATTCTCCCCGGCGAAGTCGGTGTAGTAACTTGCAAGCTCGGCGACGACCTGCCTGATGGCGAGTTTCTCGTCGACGGCGACATCGGCGCTACCAAGTTCAAAGGCATCCTCCGCAAAGTGCTGCACCCTGGGCGGTATCGCATTAACGACTACGGTTACGAAGTAACAAAGGTCAAGCTGCAGGAGTTCACCTCGGGCAATAGCGAGAAGAAGGCAGGCTGGGTTGAGATTCCCACTGGCTACGTCGGCGTCGTTACCAACCTAGCCAGCAACAAGCTGACCGGCGCCAAGGCCGGCATCGCCAAGGAAGTGCTGCCGCCCGGCATCTACCTGATTAACGGTCGCGAGCAAAACATCGACATCGTCGAAGTCGGCTACCGCTACAACTCGATTCAGGTGGAAGTGAAGCGCGACGCGCAAGGCAACGAAGTGGTCGACGAAAACGGCGAGCGAGTCATCGCCGACGAAGACAGCGGCATTCAATTTCCCTCGAGCGACGGTTTCTCGATGCATCTCGACTTTACCGCGATCTGGGGTCTGATGCCCGATCAGGCACCGCATGCGATTCGCACCATCGGCAACGTGAAAGCGATTGAAGAGAAAATCGTGCTGCCGCAGATCGAGTCGATCCTTCGCAATCGTGGTTCCGAGTATAAAGCGGTCGAGCTGCTGGTTGGCGACGATCGCGAGAAGTACCAGGAGGAGAGCCTCGCGGAGTTCCATCGTGTGCTCGACGCCAAGCAAATCACTTTGCTGTACGGTCTGGTTCGCCACGTTTACATTCCCGAACAGGTTCGCAAGCCGATCCAAATGTCGTTCATTGCCGACGAACTCACCCTGACCCGCGAGCAAGAGCAACTGACTGCGAAGGAAGAAGCGAAGCTTCGCGAATCGGAAGAGCAGGTGTCGCTCGCCAGCCGCACCGTGGAAGTCGATACCAAGAAGCAAGTCGCTGGCCGCAATGCCGAGGGGGATCGCGAAGCCGAAACGATTCGCGCCGAGACGATTCGTAAGATCGCGGCCATCGAAAAGGAAACTGCGGCCCTCGAAGCCGAGGCCGAACGCGTGCTCGGCGAAGCCGAGAACCAAGGCAAGAAGCTGGTAGAAGAAGCCACGTCGGATCGCTTCCGCCTGGCCGTCGAGGCGTTCGGCTCGCCCGAAGCCTATAACAACTGGGTCTTCGCTTCCGGCCTGCCCGACGACGTGAAGCTGCAGTTGCTGTACGCCGGTCCTGGCACGCTGTGGACCGACATGAGCAAAAGCGACGGCGGCTTCGGAGTCCGCGCGATGCTGCCGATCGACAACACCGCGCCGGCACCCACCAAGAAGCCGGCGAGCCCGAAGAAGTAG
- the mfd gene encoding transcription-repair coupling factor has product MDDKPVVADQPAPNRGALEMLTAELEQLQGFADVQASLLAGHSATLGGVWGSSCALVAATLASDCPATLVVVTPRPATIDTLADDLELFTKLPVMSFRPSEANTSRTVVIDEIEGERLRVVKHLAADDTPPKLVVTSIQALMQPVPNRETLASCTRRISVGDTIDLEELAEWLSERGCHGTSAVELPGEFAVRGGIVDIFPPDALVPARIELFGDEIDSIREFDVATQRSHDPLKHLDVTLLDANSSARSHLTSLLAEGSWFVLVEPTDIDEEGRYFHERQDSPQKLHSTRTTLAEIYKFPSVTAAGIPSGSYETTCHLGFESVERFSGDLKKVRDELESVAGTERVLLACETPAEIQRLEELFAGSPLLKKKQMDFVIGRLHEGFRIVTRQTVLLSSAELFHRHASVARNTRSYQGRAIDSFLELKKGDLVVHVAHGIGRYRGIKLLEKEGRSEEHLEIEYDGGTRIYVPSFRIELVQKYVGGKKLKPALAKIGGQAWARHKKAAEKAVHDLAAEMIELAAKRDARPGIRFPDDTPWQKEFDAAFPYQETPDQLRAVVDIKADMQQPRPMDRLLCGDVGFGKTEMAMRAAFKAVDAGYQVAVLVPTTVLAEQHCRTFRERMAEFPYEIASVSRFSTDRQQRKTIAAAKEGKVDILIGTHRLASKDVEFQNLGLLIIDEEQRFGVAIKERLKSMRTVVDVLTMTATPIPRTLHMSLLGVRSISNLETPPADRVAVETRVTRFNGELIRSALLRELNRGGQAYFVHNRVHDIKTVAERLNEIVPEARIGIGHGQMAERELEKVMVKFVNQEYDILLATTIIESGLDIPNANTMFIDDADRYGLADLHQLRGRVGRYKHRAYCYLLVDENRHLTPEAARRLRAIEEFSQMGAGFALSMRDLEIRGAGNLLGTQQSGHIAAVGYEMYCAMLEKAVRQFKNLPPPEVIDVNIDLPGSAYLPPQYVSDSRTKIDLYRRLARITSIEGLTEFASELVDRFGPLPELVEGLLERGRLRVWAHQWGIHSLHRDGRYVVLAYGNRVKLRELVERAGGRLRVADQVSAYYLLENPDGSPDELLAEIKSLLQPAAVAA; this is encoded by the coding sequence ATGGACGATAAACCTGTGGTCGCTGACCAGCCGGCTCCCAATCGGGGGGCCCTGGAGATGCTGACCGCCGAGCTTGAACAACTTCAAGGCTTCGCCGACGTGCAGGCCAGTCTGCTGGCTGGGCACAGCGCCACGTTGGGCGGTGTCTGGGGGTCGTCGTGCGCGCTGGTCGCGGCCACCCTGGCAAGCGACTGCCCCGCGACGCTCGTCGTCGTGACCCCGCGTCCTGCGACCATCGACACCCTGGCCGACGACCTGGAGCTATTCACCAAGTTGCCAGTGATGTCGTTCCGTCCGAGCGAAGCGAACACCTCGCGAACCGTGGTGATCGACGAAATCGAAGGCGAGCGGCTGCGGGTGGTCAAGCACTTGGCTGCCGACGACACGCCGCCCAAGCTGGTGGTCACCTCGATCCAGGCGCTCATGCAGCCGGTGCCGAATCGCGAAACGCTGGCCAGCTGCACGCGTCGTATCTCGGTCGGCGACACGATCGACCTCGAAGAGCTGGCCGAGTGGCTCAGCGAGCGGGGGTGCCATGGCACGTCGGCCGTCGAGCTGCCCGGCGAGTTTGCCGTGCGGGGTGGCATTGTCGACATCTTCCCCCCCGACGCGCTGGTGCCCGCCCGCATCGAACTGTTCGGCGACGAGATCGACTCGATCCGCGAGTTCGACGTTGCGACGCAGCGGAGTCACGACCCGCTGAAGCATCTCGACGTCACGCTGCTCGATGCGAACTCGTCGGCCCGGTCGCATTTAACGTCGCTGCTTGCCGAGGGTAGCTGGTTTGTGCTGGTCGAGCCGACCGACATCGATGAGGAGGGACGCTACTTTCACGAGCGACAAGACTCGCCGCAAAAGCTGCACAGCACCCGAACCACGCTGGCCGAAATCTACAAGTTTCCGTCGGTCACCGCGGCTGGCATCCCGAGCGGCTCCTACGAAACTACCTGCCATCTCGGGTTCGAGAGCGTCGAGCGTTTCAGCGGCGACCTGAAGAAGGTGCGCGACGAACTGGAAAGCGTCGCTGGCACCGAGCGAGTCCTGCTGGCGTGCGAAACGCCGGCCGAGATCCAACGACTCGAAGAACTGTTTGCCGGCAGTCCCTTGCTCAAGAAAAAGCAAATGGACTTCGTGATCGGCCGATTGCACGAAGGATTTCGCATCGTCACGCGGCAAACGGTGCTGCTTTCGTCGGCCGAGTTGTTCCATCGCCATGCCAGCGTGGCTCGCAATACGCGAAGCTACCAAGGTCGGGCGATCGACAGTTTCCTGGAGCTGAAAAAAGGCGACTTGGTGGTGCATGTCGCTCACGGTATCGGTCGCTACCGTGGCATCAAGCTGCTCGAGAAAGAAGGTCGCTCCGAAGAGCACCTGGAGATCGAATACGACGGCGGTACCCGCATCTACGTGCCGAGTTTCCGCATTGAGCTGGTGCAGAAATACGTCGGCGGCAAGAAGCTGAAGCCGGCCCTCGCGAAGATCGGCGGGCAGGCTTGGGCGCGGCACAAGAAGGCGGCCGAAAAGGCGGTGCACGACCTGGCGGCCGAGATGATCGAACTGGCTGCGAAACGCGACGCCCGCCCTGGCATCCGCTTCCCCGACGACACCCCTTGGCAAAAAGAGTTCGACGCGGCCTTCCCCTACCAGGAAACGCCCGACCAGTTGCGGGCGGTGGTCGACATCAAGGCCGACATGCAGCAACCGCGGCCGATGGACCGACTGCTCTGCGGCGACGTCGGCTTCGGCAAAACCGAGATGGCCATGCGGGCGGCGTTCAAAGCGGTCGACGCTGGCTACCAGGTGGCCGTGCTGGTACCGACCACGGTGCTGGCCGAGCAGCATTGCCGCACGTTCCGCGAGCGGATGGCCGAGTTCCCCTACGAGATTGCCTCGGTCTCGCGATTCAGCACCGATCGCCAGCAACGCAAAACCATCGCGGCCGCCAAGGAAGGGAAAGTCGACATCCTGATCGGCACCCACCGCCTGGCGTCGAAAGACGTGGAGTTCCAGAACCTGGGGCTGCTGATCATCGACGAAGAACAGCGGTTTGGCGTCGCGATCAAAGAGCGGCTCAAATCCATGCGAACCGTGGTCGACGTGCTGACGATGACCGCGACCCCGATTCCCCGCACGCTGCACATGTCGCTGCTCGGGGTGCGATCGATTTCGAACCTCGAGACCCCGCCGGCCGATCGCGTGGCGGTAGAGACTCGCGTCACCCGCTTCAACGGCGAGCTAATCCGCAGCGCGCTGCTTCGCGAATTGAACCGCGGCGGCCAGGCCTACTTCGTGCATAACCGAGTGCACGACATTAAGACCGTCGCCGAGCGGCTGAACGAAATCGTGCCTGAAGCCCGCATCGGCATCGGCCATGGTCAGATGGCGGAAAGAGAGCTCGAAAAAGTGATGGTGAAGTTTGTGAACCAGGAGTACGACATCCTGCTAGCAACCACCATTATCGAGAGCGGGCTCGACATTCCCAACGCGAACACCATGTTCATCGACGACGCCGACCGCTACGGCCTGGCCGACTTGCACCAGCTTCGCGGGCGCGTGGGGCGGTACAAGCATCGCGCGTACTGCTATCTGCTGGTCGACGAAAACCGGCACCTCACGCCGGAAGCGGCGCGCCGGTTGCGGGCGATCGAGGAGTTCAGCCAGATGGGGGCCGGCTTCGCCCTGTCGATGCGCGACCTGGAGATCCGCGGTGCTGGCAACCTGCTAGGCACCCAGCAAAGTGGTCACATCGCTGCAGTGGGTTACGAGATGTACTGCGCGATGCTCGAAAAAGCAGTGCGGCAGTTCAAGAATCTGCCGCCGCCGGAAGTGATTGACGTGAACATCGACCTGCCGGGCTCAGCGTATTTGCCGCCGCAGTACGTGAGCGACTCGCGGACAAAGATCGATCTCTACCGCCGGCTGGCGCGGATCACGTCGATCGAGGGGCTCACCGAGTTTGCGAGTGAGCTGGTCGACCGCTTCGGCCCGCTGCCGGAGTTGGTCGAAGGCCTGCTCGAGCGAGGTCGGTTGCGGGTCTGGGCGCACCAGTGGGGCATTCACTCGCTGCACCGCGATGGTCGGTACGTGGTGCTAGCGTATGGCAATCGAGTGAAGCTGCGTGAGCTAGTGGAACGCGCCGGCGGTCGACTGCGCGTTGCCGACCAGGTGAGCGCGTATTATCTGCTCGAAAACCCCGACGGTTCGCCCGACGAACTGCTGGCAGAGATCAAATCGCTCTTGCAGCCAGCCGCCGTGGCTGCCTAA
- a CDS encoding peptidylprolyl isomerase produces MIRLIALLIALVVSPLVLAQQPPASNSSPAGPRKLQACQVIARVDNQVVLVSDVLWQVNMIIADNINQIPPDQLDETRQQIIESQLRQYIDTKLIYADFRREAQMADMGSIRKQLDEPFYSGGTTGDQPGTVPGLMKMVNATSMTELEVKLAQLGTSLTERKEAYVEQAIVGTWVQNKVKVDKPTYAQLSEYYQEHLEEYSFPTQVKWEELSVSYAGGSSRQAAQQKIVEAGNLAFEAAQKNPAAGTPIFAELAPKYSDGFNASEGGLYDWTTKGSLVDTKLDDAIFSLPVGALSPIIDSGSALHIVRVVERREEGSTPFADVQDEIRKKMMNEQFNTQVQDFISQLRRKTRIWTIYSGDTTAEAFLTQPGQSRR; encoded by the coding sequence GTGATCAGACTCATTGCACTGCTCATCGCACTTGTTGTTTCGCCGTTGGTGCTCGCCCAGCAGCCTCCGGCGTCGAATTCCTCGCCAGCTGGCCCGCGCAAATTGCAAGCGTGCCAGGTGATAGCGCGGGTCGATAATCAGGTGGTGCTGGTGAGCGATGTGTTATGGCAAGTGAATATGATCATTGCCGACAACATCAATCAGATTCCCCCCGATCAGCTCGACGAAACTCGGCAGCAGATCATCGAAAGTCAGCTGCGGCAGTACATCGATACCAAGCTGATTTATGCCGACTTCCGCCGCGAAGCACAGATGGCCGACATGGGGTCGATTCGCAAGCAGTTGGACGAACCGTTTTACAGCGGCGGCACCACCGGCGATCAGCCCGGTACCGTGCCTGGACTGATGAAGATGGTCAACGCCACGTCGATGACCGAATTGGAAGTGAAGCTCGCCCAGCTTGGTACCTCGCTGACCGAACGCAAGGAAGCTTACGTCGAACAGGCAATCGTCGGCACCTGGGTACAGAACAAGGTGAAGGTCGACAAACCGACCTACGCCCAGCTTTCGGAGTACTACCAGGAGCACCTCGAAGAGTACTCGTTCCCCACTCAAGTGAAGTGGGAAGAGCTGAGCGTGAGCTACGCGGGCGGGAGTTCGCGACAAGCGGCCCAGCAGAAGATCGTGGAAGCGGGCAACCTGGCGTTCGAAGCGGCTCAGAAAAATCCCGCCGCTGGCACGCCGATCTTCGCGGAGCTTGCTCCGAAGTACTCCGATGGATTTAACGCCAGCGAAGGTGGGCTGTACGACTGGACCACCAAGGGTTCGCTGGTCGACACCAAGTTGGACGACGCCATCTTTAGCCTGCCAGTCGGAGCACTCAGCCCGATTATCGATTCGGGTTCCGCGCTGCACATCGTGCGAGTGGTCGAACGTCGCGAAGAGGGCAGCACTCCCTTTGCCGACGTGCAAGACGAAATTCGTAAGAAGATGATGAACGAACAGTTCAACACGCAGGTGCAGGATTTCATTAGCCAGCTGCGCCGCAAGACCCGCATCTGGACGATCTACTCCGGCGATACCACCGCCGAGGCATTTCTCACGCAGCCCGGACAGTCGCGGCGATAG